In one Agathobacter rectalis ATCC 33656 genomic region, the following are encoded:
- a CDS encoding Maff2 family mobile element protein — protein sequence MEFFNQAIDILKILVMALGAGLAVWGVINLLEGYGSDNPAAKSQGIKQFMAN from the coding sequence ATGGAATTTTTCAATCAGGCAATCGACATTCTCAAAATTCTGGTCATGGCTCTTGGCGCCGGTCTGGCGGTGTGGGGCGTCATCAACCTTCTGGAAGGTTACGGGTCGGACAACCCTGCGGCAAAAAGCCAGGGCATTAAGCAGTTCATGGCTAATTAA
- a CDS encoding helix-turn-helix domain-containing protein, giving the protein MHISYKPLWHTLLERDMRKEDLRLAAGMTTNMIANMSKEGKHISMDTLARICETLNCEITDVIELVPDEPASTGGKEHERIETKNNRKRN; this is encoded by the coding sequence ATGCACATCAGCTATAAACCACTCTGGCATACACTGTTAGAGCGTGATATGAGAAAAGAAGATTTAAGGCTTGCCGCCGGTATGACAACGAATATGATTGCCAACATGAGCAAAGAAGGAAAGCACATCAGTATGGACACATTAGCCCGTATCTGCGAAACGCTGAATTGTGAGATTACCGATGTGATTGAGTTAGTACCAGACGAGCCTGCTTCCACAGGAGGTAAGGAACATGAGCGAATTGAAACCAAGAATAACAGAAAACGGAATTGA
- a CDS encoding TnpV protein: MSELKPRITENGIDYILVGDYYIPDLKLPEEHRPIGKYGRLHREYLREVHPARLNTLILTGELWTYLAGLNEQAQERLDTIMEQMKAADGVTEELKRTHQMEWVQRCNNIHNRAEEIILQEMIYS; this comes from the coding sequence ATGAGCGAATTGAAACCAAGAATAACAGAAAACGGAATTGATTATATCCTTGTTGGGGATTACTACATCCCGGATTTGAAGCTACCGGAAGAACACCGCCCCATTGGAAAGTATGGACGGCTACACCGGGAATATTTAAGAGAAGTCCACCCAGCCAGATTGAACACATTGATATTGACCGGAGAGCTATGGACATATCTTGCAGGCCTGAACGAACAGGCACAGGAACGGTTAGACACCATCATGGAGCAGATGAAGGCTGCCGATGGTGTGACCGAGGAATTGAAGCGTACCCATCAAATGGAATGGGTGCAGCGTTGCAATAACATTCACAACCGGGCAGAAGAAATTATTTTGCAAGAGATGATTTATTCATAA
- a CDS encoding helix-turn-helix transcriptional regulator codes for MNGATTIQERLKDLRLNKGLKLEELAEQTGISKSALGSYEKDDYKEINHGNLILLADFYGVSLDYLFCRTENRAEINTPLRELHLSDEMVALLKSGWINNRLLCELATHKDFIKFLADIEIYVDGIATMQIQNLNALVDTVRHEIIERYRPGEDDPHLKVLQAAHISDDEYFSHMVRDDLNLIIRDIREAHKKDSESAPQTTVADELKENLEAVENFKGSRDEKLVVLYCKQLGINYKNLSDEEFRWLIRILKKSKKMGTPISQRKKR; via the coding sequence ATGAACGGAGCTACTACAATACAGGAACGGCTAAAAGATTTACGATTAAACAAAGGATTAAAACTGGAAGAACTGGCTGAGCAAACGGGTATTTCAAAATCGGCTCTTGGCAGTTATGAAAAAGACGACTATAAGGAAATCAATCATGGCAACCTTATCCTGCTGGCAGATTTTTATGGGGTGTCCCTCGATTATCTCTTTTGCCGGACAGAGAACCGGGCGGAGATCAACACGCCATTAAGGGAGCTGCATTTGAGTGATGAGATGGTAGCACTTCTGAAAAGCGGTTGGATTAACAACCGTCTGCTGTGCGAACTTGCCACCCATAAGGACTTTATCAAGTTTCTTGCGGACATTGAGATTTATGTGGATGGGATTGCCACCATGCAGATTCAAAACCTCAACGCCCTTGTCGATACCGTCCGGCATGAAATCATTGAACGGTATCGCCCCGGCGAAGATGACCCCCATTTGAAAGTGTTGCAAGCCGCCCATATCAGTGATGATGAATATTTCAGTCACATGGTACGGGATGACCTCAACCTGATTATCCGGGATATTCGGGAAGCCCATAAAAAGGACAGCGAGAGTGCACCTCAGACCACCGTTGCCGATGAACTGAAAGAAAATCTGGAAGCGGTTGAAAATTTCAAGGGCAGCCGTGATGAAAAGCTGGTTGTCCTTTACTGTAAGCAGCTTGGTATCAACTATAAAAATCTGTCAGATGAAGAATTTCGCTGGCTGATTCGGATTCTCAAAAAATCAAAGAAAATGGGAACGCCTATCAGCCAGAGGAAAAAACGATAA
- a CDS encoding DeoR family transcriptional regulator, whose translation MNFEFMTIDTPLPPCVPFPRALTGFPVSSTAKVMYCRMLDAMLSNGQEDENGILFVCFPVTAIAAVLSRSSMTVKRSLNELETAGLIMRVRQGVGEPNRIYVLIPGEEDAALA comes from the coding sequence ATGAATTTTGAATTTATGACGATAGACACACCCTTGCCGCCCTGTGTGCCATTTCCCAGAGCGTTGACAGGATTTCCAGTCAGCAGCACCGCAAAGGTCATGTACTGCCGGATGTTGGACGCTATGCTCTCCAATGGGCAGGAGGACGAAAACGGAATCCTCTTTGTCTGCTTCCCTGTCACAGCCATTGCCGCAGTCCTGTCCCGCAGCTCCATGACGGTCAAGCGTTCTTTGAATGAACTGGAAACCGCCGGGCTTATCATGCGGGTGCGTCAGGGCGTTGGAGAACCAAACAGGATTTATGTGCTGATACCGGGAGAGGAGGACGCTGCCCTTGCCTGA
- a CDS encoding DUF3847 domain-containing protein, whose amino-acid sequence MPDTSKLERLNRELEKSEKKLRKAINDEKALQHQLKQLTRKERTHRLCTRGGMLESFLQEPERLTDDDVMLLLKLIFHRQDTQELLKKLLEREKPETP is encoded by the coding sequence TTGCCTGATACCTCAAAGCTGGAAAGGCTCAACCGGGAGCTGGAAAAAAGTGAAAAGAAACTGCGGAAAGCCATCAATGATGAAAAGGCGTTGCAGCACCAGCTAAAGCAGCTTACCCGAAAGGAACGGACGCACCGGCTCTGCACTCGTGGCGGTATGCTGGAAAGTTTTTTGCAAGAGCCGGAACGCCTGACCGATGATGATGTTATGCTGTTGTTGAAGCTCATTTTTCACAGACAGGACACACAGGAACTATTGAAAAAACTGCTGGAACGAGAGAAGCCGGAAACCCCTTAG
- a CDS encoding helix-turn-helix domain-containing protein, whose protein sequence is MKVTVFMIIVGIIFLCIFVGLLTLIVRALLKYIHSKDVRQEKSVVRKSLGEALKVHRTQCKMTQEFVAETIGVSRQAVSKWENGTSDPSTSNLFALAKLYGISVEELLKEVE, encoded by the coding sequence ATGAAAGTAACCGTATTTATGATAATCGTTGGAATAATTTTCTTATGTATCTTTGTTGGTTTGCTTACCCTTATTGTTCGTGCATTACTCAAATATATCCATTCAAAAGATGTACGGCAGGAAAAATCCGTAGTGAGGAAATCGTTGGGTGAAGCACTCAAAGTACACAGAACACAGTGCAAAATGACGCAGGAATTTGTTGCTGAAACGATTGGTGTTAGCAGGCAGGCTGTTTCAAAATGGGAAAATGGAACATCCGACCCTTCCACATCAAATCTTTTTGCACTTGCAAAACTTTACGGTATTTCTGTTGAAGAATTACTAAAAGAAGTTGAATAA
- the mobQ gene encoding MobQ family relaxase, with product MPCPHNEISIVQRSQQQSAVAAAAYQSGEKLFCGYDQEVKHYPEKRGIVHNEILLPANAPRSYADRNTLWNAAEAVEKQWNSQLARRWVLTIPREIPPDQYAVLVREFCEQQFVSKGMIVDFAIHDPHPPGHNPHAHVLLTMRAMDEHGKWLPKSRKVYDLDENGERIKLPSGRWKSHKEDTVDWNDQKYCEIWRHEWEVIQNRYLEANDRPERVDLRSYARQGLDIVPTVHEGAAVRQMEKRGIQTNIGNLNREIRAANSLMQSIRQLIQNLKGWITELGEKRKELLAQKAAEEATLLPNLLMKYMEIRKVERKDWTRAGQNRGTSKDLKAVSEALSYLRQKGLSTVEDLEAFLESSGKSAADYRNQMKPKEARSKVIDGILASRTDCKECKPVYEKYQKIFFKKTKEKFKQEHPEVARYEKAAAYLAKHPDDKDSTQKELQEEQETLLSDIAELKVPLTEVQEDLKKLRDIRYWVRKATPGTEESKEPPKKQPIKEVLQDKADEKKAQRTAPAQTKHRQQDMEL from the coding sequence ATGCCCTGTCCACACAACGAAATCTCGATTGTGCAGCGAAGCCAACAGCAGTCTGCGGTTGCCGCCGCTGCCTACCAGAGCGGCGAAAAGCTGTTCTGTGGATACGATCAGGAAGTGAAGCACTACCCGGAAAAGCGTGGTATCGTCCACAATGAAATCTTGCTTCCGGCAAATGCCCCACGGTCGTATGCAGACCGCAATACTTTATGGAACGCCGCCGAAGCGGTGGAGAAGCAATGGAATTCCCAGCTTGCAAGGCGGTGGGTGCTTACCATCCCCAGAGAGATACCGCCCGACCAGTACGCTGTCCTTGTCCGGGAGTTTTGTGAGCAGCAGTTTGTTTCCAAAGGGATGATTGTTGACTTTGCCATCCATGACCCCCACCCGCCGGGACACAATCCCCACGCCCATGTCCTGCTGACTATGAGGGCAATGGACGAGCATGGGAAATGGCTTCCAAAGAGCCGCAAGGTTTATGACCTTGACGAGAATGGGGAACGGATAAAGCTGCCATCCGGCAGGTGGAAAAGCCACAAGGAGGATACAGTTGACTGGAACGACCAGAAGTATTGTGAAATCTGGCGGCATGAATGGGAGGTCATCCAGAACCGCTATCTGGAAGCCAATGACCGTCCGGAGCGTGTGGACTTGCGTTCCTATGCCAGACAGGGGCTTGATATTGTCCCCACTGTCCATGAGGGGGCTGCTGTCCGGCAGATGGAAAAGCGTGGTATCCAGACGAATATCGGCAACCTGAACCGGGAAATCAGAGCCGCCAACAGCTTAATGCAGTCCATCCGGCAGCTTATCCAAAACCTCAAAGGCTGGATTACCGAGCTGGGCGAAAAGCGGAAGGAACTGCTTGCACAAAAAGCGGCGGAAGAAGCGACGCTTCTTCCCAATCTTCTGATGAAATATATGGAGATACGAAAGGTAGAACGGAAGGACTGGACGAGGGCTGGGCAGAACCGGGGGACTTCCAAAGACTTAAAGGCAGTCAGCGAAGCTCTGTCCTATCTCCGGCAAAAGGGGCTTTCCACTGTGGAGGACTTGGAAGCCTTTCTGGAATCTTCCGGGAAATCAGCCGCAGATTACCGCAATCAGATGAAGCCAAAGGAAGCCCGCAGCAAAGTGATTGACGGGATTCTTGCCAGCCGGACAGACTGCAAAGAATGTAAGCCTGTCTATGAGAAGTACCAGAAGATATTTTTTAAGAAAACAAAGGAGAAATTCAAACAGGAACACCCGGAGGTTGCCCGGTATGAGAAAGCCGCCGCCTACCTTGCCAAGCACCCGGACGATAAGGACAGCACCCAAAAGGAGCTACAAGAGGAGCAGGAAACGCTTCTCAGCGACATCGCAGAGCTGAAAGTACCACTGACCGAGGTGCAGGAGGATTTGAAGAAGCTGCGGGACATCCGCTACTGGGTACGGAAAGCCACACCCGGCACAGAGGAAAGTAAAGAGCCGCCCAAGAAACAGCCTATCAAAGAAGTCTTGCAGGATAAGGCGGACGAGAAAAAAGCACAAAGAACCGCCCCGGCGCAGACGAAACACAGACAACAGGATATGGAACTTTAA
- a CDS encoding CHC2 zinc finger domain-containing protein — MNVFEAVKQSVTTRQAAEHYGIHAGRNGMACCPFHHDKTPSMKLDQRYHCFGCGADGDVIDFAAALYGLGKKEAAVQLAQDFGLSYEDWKPPGKAKKPKPRQKSPEEQFQEAKSRCFRILADYLHLLRAWRKEYAPHSPEEAFHPRFVEALQKQDHVEYLLDVLLFGETEEKAALITDYGKDVIQLEKRMAELAAANAARTKKHHERHAAAPEH, encoded by the coding sequence TTGAATGTATTTGAAGCTGTGAAGCAGTCCGTCACAACAAGACAGGCTGCGGAGCATTATGGAATCCATGCAGGGCGGAACGGGATGGCTTGCTGCCCGTTCCATCACGATAAAACCCCAAGCATGAAGCTGGATCAGCGTTACCACTGCTTCGGCTGCGGTGCGGATGGGGATGTGATTGATTTTGCCGCCGCCCTGTATGGGCTGGGAAAGAAAGAAGCCGCCGTACAACTGGCACAGGACTTCGGGCTTTCCTATGAGGACTGGAAGCCGCCGGGAAAGGCAAAAAAGCCCAAGCCCCGGCAGAAATCCCCGGAGGAACAGTTTCAGGAAGCAAAGAGCCGCTGCTTCCGTATCCTTGCCGATTATCTCCATCTGCTTCGGGCATGGAGAAAGGAATATGCCCCGCACTCCCCGGAGGAAGCCTTTCATCCCCGGTTTGTGGAAGCCTTACAGAAGCAAGACCATGTGGAATATCTGCTGGATGTGCTGCTCTTTGGGGAGACAGAGGAAAAAGCAGCTTTGATTACGGACTACGGAAAGGATGTGATACAGCTTGAAAAGCGAATGGCAGAGCTTGCCGCCGCAAACGCAGCAAGAACTAAAAAACACCATGAACGCCATGCAGCCGCCCCAGAGCATTGA
- a CDS encoding virulence-associated E family protein: MNAMQPPQSIEEIKAGLETTEKGGVRQSIRNCLTVFQRDPLLSGAIAYNILTDRKDIIKPIGFHRESTALNDTDMKYLLLYLEETYGLTNEKKIDNAIGIVANENKYHPIRDYLNTLVWDGTERIRFCLRHFLGADADDYTYEALKLFLLGAISRAFQPGCKFEIMLCLVGGQGAGKSTFFRLLAVRDEWFSDDLRKLDDDNVYRKLQGHWIIEMSEMMATANAKSIEEIKSFLSRQKEVYKIPYETHPADRPRQCVFGGTSNALDFLPLDRSGNRRFIPVMVYPEQAEVHILEDEAASRAYIEQMWAEAMEIYRSGRFKLAFSPAMQRYLKEHQRDFMPEDTKAGMIQAYLDRYTGSMVCSKQLYKEALNHAFDEPKQWEIREINEIMNQCIDRWRYFPNPRMFSEYGRQKGWERENPATDLCNPSEKAMDGFVEVTEQMELPF, translated from the coding sequence ATGAACGCCATGCAGCCGCCCCAGAGCATTGAGGAAATCAAGGCGGGGCTGGAAACTACCGAGAAAGGCGGTGTCCGTCAGAGCATACGGAACTGCCTGACCGTATTCCAGCGTGACCCGCTGCTTTCCGGGGCTATCGCATACAACATCCTGACCGACCGCAAGGACATCATAAAGCCCATCGGCTTCCACAGGGAAAGCACCGCCCTGAACGATACGGACATGAAGTATCTGCTTCTCTATCTGGAAGAAACCTACGGGCTTACCAATGAGAAGAAGATTGATAACGCCATCGGGATTGTGGCGAATGAAAACAAGTACCATCCCATCCGGGACTATCTCAATACCCTTGTGTGGGACGGGACAGAGCGAATCCGTTTCTGCCTGCGGCACTTTCTGGGGGCTGACGCAGACGATTACACCTATGAAGCGTTGAAGCTGTTCCTGCTGGGTGCAATTTCACGAGCCTTTCAGCCGGGATGCAAATTTGAAATCATGCTCTGTCTGGTAGGCGGTCAGGGGGCTGGCAAGTCCACCTTCTTCCGTCTGCTGGCAGTCCGGGACGAGTGGTTCTCCGATGATTTGCGGAAGTTGGACGATGACAATGTGTACCGCAAGCTGCAAGGTCACTGGATTATCGAAATGTCGGAAATGATGGCAACCGCCAACGCCAAGAGCATTGAGGAAATCAAGTCATTTTTAAGCCGGCAGAAAGAGGTCTACAAGATACCCTATGAAACCCACCCGGCAGACCGCCCCCGTCAGTGCGTGTTTGGCGGCACTTCCAATGCCCTTGATTTTCTTCCCCTTGACCGTTCCGGCAACCGCCGCTTTATCCCCGTCATGGTGTACCCGGAGCAAGCCGAGGTTCACATTTTGGAGGACGAAGCTGCTTCCAGAGCCTATATCGAGCAGATGTGGGCGGAAGCGATGGAGATTTACCGAAGCGGCAGGTTCAAGCTGGCTTTCAGCCCCGCCATGCAGCGGTATCTCAAAGAACACCAGCGGGATTTTATGCCGGAGGACACCAAAGCCGGAATGATACAGGCGTATCTTGATAGGTACACCGGGAGCATGGTCTGCTCCAAGCAGCTCTACAAGGAAGCTTTGAACCATGCCTTTGACGAGCCGAAGCAATGGGAAATACGGGAAATCAACGAGATTATGAACCAATGCATTGACCGCTGGCGGTACTTCCCGAATCCAAGAATGTTTTCCGAATACGGCAGACAAAAGGGCTGGGAGCGTGAAAACCCGGCAACGGACTTATGCAACCCGTCTGAAAAAGCAATGGATGGCTTTGTGGAGGTCACAGAACAGATGGAGCTTCCATTCTGA